The following coding sequences lie in one Girardinichthys multiradiatus isolate DD_20200921_A chromosome 13, DD_fGirMul_XY1, whole genome shotgun sequence genomic window:
- the LOC124878682 gene encoding phosphatidylinositol 4-kinase beta-like, translated as MRLSGRAFNPKMADTEVSLSPGLRPLHSSPAHSAQPPPPPSSSSPTTFSCPSSPSSASSSSSSSSSSCSESSSDCPNHRHHHHHHHHHPRPQLQLPPPSLSEQPSSPSASPRSSSPSGSIGSTGSLGSSSEGIGSSGMSSGGDQRGPSPLLDVISEDAMEMDLGVDQVIDPEVALKACQEVLLKVKLLDNKQQQQYVETTECCSPQWHNNPDTSSIKEEEENEDEGQKDAPTTQKEIPPAAPSEAPSPPASKQSWLLRLFESKLFDVSMAISYLYKSKEPGVQAYIGNRLFSFPDGEVDFYLPQLLNMYVHMDTEVGDAIRPYLIHRCRSSITFSLLSAWLLGAYSSDMHISTQRHSRGTKLRKLILSDDLKPRSEEPRSVSGSVSDSPLSSPPHRHRRHNSSCVDACTSPSFVAGTTPDSPDQGEVFVSPAKKTHQRSKSDATLASGLPGAGLRRTGSNPKVEAVHEEPERLRPQREFVKSLFCIGKHLATLPTKEQKTQRLISELSLLNHKLPARVWLPTAEHQHHVCRVPHTQAVVLNSKDKAPYIIYVEVLECNSFETSPVPTRIPETRIRSARSAENLDCGTPANGSIMTSEHRAGSFSTVPNYDNDDEAWATDDIGQLQVEGEAQTSSSDNISQFSVDSITSLESKEPVFIAAGDIRRRLSENLAQTPTTFRRDPEDPSAVALKEPWEEKVRRIREGSPYGHLPNWRLLSVIVKCGDDLRQELLAYQFLKQLQSIWQQERVPLWIKPYKILVMSSDSGMIEPVLNAVSLHQVRKQSQLSLLDYFLQEHGSFTTEAFLTAQRNFVQSCAGYSLICYLLQVKDRHNGNILLDSEGHIIHIDFGFILSSSPRNLGFETSAFKLTSEFVDVMGGLDGDMFIYYKMLMLQGLIAARKHMEKVMQIVEIMQQGSHLPCFHGSSTIRGLKERFHMSLTEEQLQLLVEQLVDGSMRSITTKLYDSFQYVTNGIM; from the exons ATGCGCTTAAGTGGCCGG GCCTTTAACCCCAAAATGGCCGACACCGAAGTCTCCTTATCCCCTGGTCTCCGACCGCTCCACAGTAGCCCCGCTCACTCTGCCCAGCCACCTCCAccaccctcctcctcttctcccaCTACTTTCTCTTGTCCTTCCTCACCCTCCAgtgcctcttcctcctcctcttcttcttcctcttcctgcTCTGAGAGCTCCTCAGATTGCCCCAACCAccgtcatcatcatcaccaccaccaccatcatccACGTCCTCAACTCCAGCTGCCCCCGCCTTCCCTCAGCGAGCAGCCGTCCTCTCCCAGCGCCAGCCCTCGCAGCTCCAGCCCCAGCGGGAGCATTGGCAGCACCGGCAGCCTCGGCAGCAGCAGCGAAGGCATCGGCAGCAGCGGCATGTCGAGTGGCGGCGACCAGCGAGGTCCCAGTCCCCTGCTGGACGTCATCTCAGAGGACGCCATGGAGATGGACTTAGGCGTTGACCAAG TAATTGATCCAGAAGTGGCTCTCAAGGCTTGTCAGGAAGTGCTTCTTAAAGTGAAGCTGCTCGACAACAAGCAGCAACAACAGTATGTGGAGACGACAGAGTGCTGCAGTCCACAGTGGCACAACAACCCTGACACAAGCTCCAtcaaagaggaggaagagaatGAGGACGAAGGACAAAAGGATGCCCCTACTACCCAGAAGGAAATCCCTCCGGCAGCACCGTCAGAGGCTCCTTCGCCACCGGCTTCCAAGCAGTCGTGGCTGCTGCGCCTGTTTGAATCCAAGCTTTTTGACGTTTCCATGGCGATCTCTTACCTGTACAAGTCAAAGGAGCCGGGGGTGCAGGCGTACATCGGGAACCGCCTTTTCAGCTTCCCGGACGGTGAGGTGGACTTCTACCTGCCGCAGCTCCTGAACATGTACGTGCACATGGACACCGAGGTGGGAGACGCCATCAGACCTTACCTG ATCCATCGCTGCAGATCCAGCATCACCTTCTCTCTGCTGTCAGCCTGGCTTCTTGGCGCCTACTCCTCCGACATGCACATCTCCACGCAGCGCCACTCCAGAGGCACCAAACTCAGAAAGCTCATCTTGTCAGATGACCTCAAGCCTCGCTCAGAAGAACCTCGATCCGTTTCAGGATCTGTTTCCGACAGCCCGCTGTCCTCACCTCCTCATCGGCACCGCAGGCACAACAGCAGCTGTGTGGATGCCTGCACCTCCCCTTCCTTTGTTGCCGGCACCACCCCAGACAGCCCCGACCAGGGGGAGGTGTTTGTTTCTCCAGCCAAGAAGACCCACCAGAGATCCAAGTCGGATGCCACCTTGGCAAGCGGTCTCCCCGGCGCCGGTCTCAGACGAACAGGGAGCAACCCAAAGGTGGAGGCAGTCCATGAGGAG CCGGAGCGTCTCCGTCCTCAGAGGGAGTTTGTTAAGTCTCTGTTCTGCATCGGGAAGCATTTGGCTACGCTGCCAACCAAAGAGCAGAAGACCCAGCGCCTGATCTCAGAGCTGTCTCTGCTCAACCACAAGCTGCCGGCTCGGGTTTGGTTGCCGACCGCCGAGCACCAACACCATGTCTGCAGGGTCCCCCACACCCAAGCTGTGGTGCTCAACTCCAAGGACAAG GCTCCGTACATTATTTACGTTGAGGTGCTGGAGTGCAACAGCTTTGAGACGTCTCCTGTTCCCACACGAATCCCTGAGACCCGGATCCGCTCGGCACGCTCTGCAGAGAACCTGGACTGCGGCACACCGGCTAACGGCAGCATCATGACGTCGGAACACAGAGCGGGAAGTTTCTCCACCGTCCCGAACTACGACAACGATGACGAGGCCTGGGCCACAGACGATATCGGACAGCTGCAGGTGGAG GGGGAGGCTCAGACCAGCAGCAGTGACAACATCAGCCAGTTTTCAGTTGACAGCATCACAAGCCTGGAGAGCAAAGAGCCAGTGTTCATCGCTGCTGGAGACATCAG ACGCCGTCTGTCGGAGAACCTCGCTCAGACACCCACCACCTTCAGGAGAGACCCAGAGGACCCGTCAGCCGTCGCCCTCAAAGAACCCTGGGAGGAGAAAGTCAG GCGGATTAGAGAAGGCTCTCCTTACGGTCACTTACCCAACTGGAGGCTCCTATCGGTCATCGTGAAGTGTGGAGACGATCTGAGACAGGAGCTGCTGGCCTATCAGTTCCTCAAACAGCTCCAG TCAATCTGGCAGCAGGAGAGGGTTCCTCTATGGATCAAGCCTTATAAGATCCTGGTGATGTCCTCAGACAGCGGGATGATCGAGCCAGTCCTCAACGCCGTCTCTCTGCACCAG GTGAGAAAACAGAGTCAGCTGTCACTGCTGGACTACTTCCTGCAGGAACACGGCAGCTTCACCACTGAAGCGTTCCTCACAGCTCAGAGGAACTTTGTTCAGAGCTGCGCTGGATACAGCCTCATTTGTTACCTGCTGCAGGTCAAGGACAG ACACAATGGGAACAtcctgttggactctgaaggcCACATCATCCACATCGACTTCGGCTTCATTCTCTCCAGCTCTCCACGTAACCTCGGCTTTGAGACATCAGCGTTCAAACTCACCTCAGAGTTTGTAGAT GTGATGGGCGGCCTCGATGGAGACATGTTTATTTACTACAAGATGCTGATGCTGCAGGGTCTGATTGCAGCTAGAAAGCACATGGAGAAAGTGATGCAGATAGTCGAGATCATGCAGCAAG